The Caldicoprobacter guelmensis genomic interval TATATGATTAAAAATAGGGCAAGTATCTAAAAATCTAAAAGAGGAGAGAGCTTGTGCTCTCTCCTCTTTAGCTTAATGAGGCAGCCCTTACGTTTTCGTCCATTGCCTGCCGTGTGCGGACAAACTGGCTTTGGTAGAGGTTGTAGTAGACCCCCTTTCGTTCCAGCAATTCTTGGTGTGTGCCCTTTTCCACAAGCCTGCCTTTGTCTATCACGGCGATCAAATCGGCGTCCTTTATAGTGCTCAACCTGTGGGCTATGACAAAGCTGGTACGGCCTTTCATGAGGTTCCGCATGGCTTTTTGGATGTATACCTCGGTACGCGTATCCACGCTTGAAGTGGCTTCATCCAGTATGAGTATTGCCGGATCAGCTAGTACCGCTCGAGCGATGGCCAGAAGCTGGCGTTGGCCGTGGCTCAAGTTTCCGCCTTCATCGGTGAGAATTGTGTCATAGCCTTGCGGTAAGCGCATGATGAAGTCATGGGCATGGGCGATTTTGGCTGCCTGTTCCACCTCTTCATCGGTAGCATCCAGACGGCCATACCGTATGTTTTCGCGCACGGTGGCGTTGAACAGGTAAGTATCCTGTAGCACAATTCCGAGGCAAGAGCGCAGGCTTTCACGTTTAATTTTTCTTATATCGATTCCATCTATACGTATGCTTCCCTCTTTGACGTCATAAAACCGCGTGAGGAGGTTGATTATGGTGGTTTTGCCGGCTCCGGTTTCTCCAACTAGCGCCACCGTTTGACCAGGTTTTACTTCAAGGGAAAAGTTCCTTAGCACCAGGTTTTCATCGTCATAAGCAAATGAGACGTTTTCGAACTCCACATGGCCTTTTACGCCCGTTTCTCTGAGGTCCACAGCGTCTGGTGCGTCGCCCGGTTCAGGTTCCTCGTCTAAAACCTGAAATACCCGTTCGGCGCCGGCTGCTGCTGACAACACCATGTTGTACTGGTTTGCCATTTCATTTAAGGGGCGGGTAAACTGCCTTGAGTAGTTGAGGAATATTGATATCGTACCTACAGTTACGGCACCGCCGATGTTGTTGACGGCCAGCAGGCCTCCAATCCCTGCAACCAGTGCAAATCCCAGGTTGTTGAGCAGGTTCATGGTGGGTCCCATGACCCTGGATAAGACTTGAGCTTTTAATGCCGTTTTCTTGAGCTTTTGGTTGGATTCTTCGAATTCGGCAATGGCGTGCTGTTCACGGCAGAACAGCTTTACTACCCTTTGACCCGAAATGGTTTCCTCTATCTTACCGTTGAGTTCACCCAGCGTTTTTTGCTGCTCTATAAAGAGCCTGCCGGTGTGTTTAGTTATAAGCTGGGTTAGAAGGAACATTAAAGGGATTATCGATAAAGTTATGAGGGTGAGAATTACGCTCTTTAATAGCATTAATATTATTGTGCCGACCAGGACAATAACTCCCGAGATAAATTGGGTTAGGCTGGCGTGCAGGGTAATGGATATGGTGTCTATGTCGTTGGTGAGGCGGCTCATCAGTTCTCCGTGGGTATGCGAATCAAAGAACTTGAGTGGCAGTACCTGATACTTGCTGAACAGGTCTCTGCGGATGCGAGCCACCGTCTTTTCGGATACGGAAGCCATAAAAAATCCCTGCAAAAAGGCAACCAACGAGTTTAGAATATAGACTCCTAAAAGGAGCAACGAAATGCGCACCAGCCCCTGAAAATCTCCAGGAATGATGTATTGGTCTATGGCCTGGCCGATGAGCAGCGGGCCTATAAGGGTGCATGCTGTATTGAGCAAGACGGCCAGTATGACTACTATCAGCCCTGGGATGTCATCTCTTAAATATCTGCTCAGCCTAACAAGGGTTTTACCCAGATTTTTGGGCTTTTCCCTTGGTCCCATAAAACGAGCATGCGGCCCCTGTGGTCCTCTCCTGCCAAATCCGCGCATACCAGGGCCACCAATACCACCCATGCTTTGAATCAAAGGAGCGTTTCTGTGTATATTGCTTTCCGGGATTCGCTTGTCGGATTGCCGAAAGTCGGCATGGACGTTACGCTTATCTTCAGGCATAAATCTTTTCCTCCTTCCCTATCTGTGACCTGTAGATATCCTGGTATAGCGGGTTGGAAGCGAGCAGTTCCTCGTGGGTACCCATCCCTGCTATGCGTCCCTGCTCTAAAACAATGATCTTATCGGCGTCCATGACAGAGCTTATGCGTTGGGCTATTATGAAGGTGGTACACTTGTGGTTCCAACGCTTTAAAGCCTGCTGTATTTTAAGTTCGGTGGCCATGTCTACAGCGCTGGTGGCATCATCCAAAATGAGTATTTTGGGCCTTTTGATAAGCGCCCGGGCAATGTTCAACCGCTGTTTTTGACCACCTGATAGATTAACTCCTCCCTGGCTTAAATCGGTTTGATAGCCGTTGGGGGTTTGCATGATGAAGTCATGGGCCTGCGCTATGGTTGCCGCTTCTATGGCTTTTTCAAGGTCTGCTTCAGGGTCTCCCCATCGGAGGTTATCCAATATACTTCCGGAGAATAGAAGGGAGTTTTGCATCACCATTCCGATCTCTTTTCTTAAGTTGTAAAGGCTGTATTCCCGTACATCGATACCATCTATTAATATGCGGCCTTCCTGGGGGTCATACAGCCGTGGAATGAGGCTTACCAGCGTGGTCTTGCCAGATCCCGTTTCTCCAAGTATGGCCACTGTTTCACCCGGTTCGGCAGTAAAGGATATGTTTTTCAAAACCGGCTCTCCATCTGGGCTATAGCTGAAGGTTACGTTTTCAAATACTACTTGCCCTCGGGTTATTTTAGGCCCTTGTGAAACGTTACTCCGGTTTTCTGCTGGATCTACGATATCGGCCTCTTCCATCAGTACTTCTCTTATGCGGTCTGCCGAAACCTTACCCCTGGAAAATGCCATCAAGTTAAAGGCGATCATCACCAGCGACATCATTATCCTTG includes:
- a CDS encoding ABC transporter ATP-binding protein; its protein translation is MIRISRYLKPYWVYVLLAPLFMALEVYMDLLQPRYMADIVDKGIANGDMNYVLTKLLIMLGIAFIGMLGGIGCVYASTVAALGFGTDIRSDLFRKIQTFSFSNLDRFPTSSLITRLTNDVTQLQNVVTMSLAMMIRAPLLCIGSIIMTIKISPSLASVLLIALPLTIIGAIAIIKKGFPLFRRVQSKIDRVNTIIRENLAGVRLVKAFLRKDFEEKRFKVANEDLRDTAITAGRIMATGMPLLMLVTNLATVAVLWLGGIKVQSGTLQIGELIAFINYLTRIMMSLVMIAFNLMAFSRGKVSADRIREVLMEEADIVDPAENRSNVSQGPKITRGQVVFENVTFSYSPDGEPVLKNISFTAEPGETVAILGETGSGKTTLVSLIPRLYDPQEGRILIDGIDVREYSLYNLRKEIGMVMQNSLLFSGSILDNLRWGDPEADLEKAIEAATIAQAHDFIMQTPNGYQTDLSQGGVNLSGGQKQRLNIARALIKRPKILILDDATSAVDMATELKIQQALKRWNHKCTTFIIAQRISSVMDADKIIVLEQGRIAGMGTHEELLASNPLYQDIYRSQIGKEEKIYA
- a CDS encoding ABC transporter ATP-binding protein, which codes for MGGIGGPGMRGFGRRGPQGPHARFMGPREKPKNLGKTLVRLSRYLRDDIPGLIVVILAVLLNTACTLIGPLLIGQAIDQYIIPGDFQGLVRISLLLLGVYILNSLVAFLQGFFMASVSEKTVARIRRDLFSKYQVLPLKFFDSHTHGELMSRLTNDIDTISITLHASLTQFISGVIVLVGTIILMLLKSVILTLITLSIIPLMFLLTQLITKHTGRLFIEQQKTLGELNGKIEETISGQRVVKLFCREQHAIAEFEESNQKLKKTALKAQVLSRVMGPTMNLLNNLGFALVAGIGGLLAVNNIGGAVTVGTISIFLNYSRQFTRPLNEMANQYNMVLSAAAGAERVFQVLDEEPEPGDAPDAVDLRETGVKGHVEFENVSFAYDDENLVLRNFSLEVKPGQTVALVGETGAGKTTIINLLTRFYDVKEGSIRIDGIDIRKIKRESLRSCLGIVLQDTYLFNATVRENIRYGRLDATDEEVEQAAKIAHAHDFIMRLPQGYDTILTDEGGNLSHGQRQLLAIARAVLADPAILILDEATSSVDTRTEVYIQKAMRNLMKGRTSFVIAHRLSTIKDADLIAVIDKGRLVEKGTHQELLERKGVYYNLYQSQFVRTRQAMDENVRAASLS